ACTCAATAGCTCCATAAGGTTTGACAACCTTGACAAGAAACAGTCCTCAGCATTTTGATTTGAGTTTTCCAGGAAATAACCTTAACTTGGAATTGAACCGTAACACTGATTGGCCTGGGTAGAGTTCTCtcttgaaaattttcttatcaTGATAAGCTTTCATCCTTTCCTTGTAGAGCTTAGAGGATTCATAAGCATTGAATCTCATTTCTTCAAATTCCTGCAACTGTAATCTTATTTTCTCTCTTGCTGCCTTtgaatctaaatttaaaaatttcaaggCCTAGAATTCCTTGTGCTCCAACTCGACTGGTAGGTGACATGACTTACCATATACCAGCTGAAATGGGGATAAACCAGTAAGAGACTTATAAGCAGCTCTATATGCCATAGTGCGTCATCCAGCTTTTGACtttcagttttcttttcttgctgCAATTTCTCATATTGTATTTCATTCGATGCAATTGCCTTTGTTGAATTCAAGTGTATCAaatattcatcaactttcttctcatcttctttttccaactcatcACAAACACCAATTAAAGCTTTCTTCAATGGACTTGCTTTTTCAATTGTTTCTTGGCTGATAAACAAAATTCATCTACCACATTCATTTTGAAACAGTGTTGTTTGTCTTTAGGGTGCTGgattgcttcaaaaacattaaagttGACTTCATCATCCTGCACTCTGACCTTTagttttccatcatcaacatcaataaTGACcttagcagtcttcataaaaggtcttcCCAGTATTATAGGAACTTCAACATCTTCCTCAAtatccatcaccacaaagtcaaCTAGGAACATGAATTTATCAACTTTAACCAAGACATCCTCTGCCACACCATAGGGATATTTCATGGATCTATCAGCTAACTGTAATGTCATCTGTGTAGGCCTTACTTCCAAATCCCATATTCTTTTTAGCATGGACAAAGGCATTAAATTTATACTAGCACCCAAGTCAAGTAATGCTTTACCTACTGGCAATGTCTCGATTGTGActggaatggtgaaacttccaGGGTCCTTGGACTTTTGAGGTAATGATTTCTGGATTATAGCACTGCAGCCTGCTTCAAGCTCCATTGTTTCTTCAgaaaatcttcttttctttgtcaGGAGCTCTTTCATAAGTTTTGCATAGGTTGGCATCAACTCCATAGCTTCcacaaaagaaatattaatctGTAGTCGGTTGAAAATATCCATGAACCTTAAACTGCCTTTCCTTATCCCTTTTGGACGAGTTCTGAGGGTAAGGTAGGTTCTTCAATTGTGGTACCTTTTTCTCACCTTTctccctctttttctctttatttctatttatttattctttttcttctcttttattcacatactcacttttatttttctcttcctctccctcacactcatttttctctttctcattttcttttttctctaaaaCTTCCTCCTCCACAACTAGATTTTCTTCGATCCCTCTTCCCACAATTTTACCACTCCTAGTAGTAATTGATTTACAATGCTCCTTGGGATTAGTTTGGGTGTTTGAAAAATGACCTACATGTTGATCTGATAGTTGTTTAGCCAACTGTCCAACCTGTGTTTCAAGATTTCTGATTGAAGCTTCTGTATTTTTCTGATTGGTCACAAAAGCTTGCATGAATTTTTCTAGAGTATCCTCCAATTTGGTTATTCTTTCCTACATAGATGGATTTTGTATTTGATGCTGATAAGGAGGTTGTCTATTTGAAGGACCAACATCTTGTTTCCATCCAAAATTTTGACTTTGATTGTTTCTCCACCCGTGTGAAAAGTTATTATTGTTAGAGAAATTACTCGTGCTTCCTTGATTACTCACATATTGAACTTCTCCTTCTTGTGGGCCACTTTGATATGAATAATGATCGTTGGGATGATCACCTCCACAAAAGTTACATCTCATGGGTTGTTGACTAGGAGAAGATTGTACTACTTTTAATTGCTTAGGTAGATTAGCCATCTGTTTGGTTAATGCTTCCATCTGCTGAGTCAGAATTTTATTCTGAGCTAAAATTGCATTTATAGTACTGAGATCAAGCATTCCTTTTCGTTGAATGGTATGTAGATGCTAATGCCTCAATGATTCTTGTTGCTTGATGGTATGTAGATGTTAATGCCTCAATGATTCTTGTTGCTTGCTCTGCATCTACAGACATCATTGTTCCTCCAACTGCTGCATCTAATATCAATTTGGTGTCTGGCCTCAGACCATTGCAGAAAATATTTAGTTGAGCAATATCTTCAAACCCATGATTTGGGCATCTCCTCAATAAAGAATTAAATCATTCCCAAGCTTCACAGAATGGCTCATATGGTCCTTGCCTACAAGTAGAAATCTCAGCTTTTGCCTTATTGTAACGAGAAGGTGGAAAGAATCTATTCAAGAATTTATCTTCTACATCACTCCACTTGTTCAAACTTTGGTTTGGATGTGATTTAAGTCATTCCTTGGCTTTTCTTgtcaaagaaaaaggaaacaaacgCATATATACATGGTCAAAATCTCTTTCTTCAAATCTCATAGTTCCTATCAATTCATAGAACGTAGAAAGATGAATATATTGATCTTCATTATCCATTCCAATGAATTGATGAGAACTGATTAGGCTAAGGAAAGTTGGCTTCATCTCTAATGTTTTGGTGGTGGGCGGTATTACTATGCTAGAAAAATATCTTGGCCCTTGTTGCATAGCATAGTCTCCCAGTGTTCTTCTAGGTGGGGTTGGTCTTTCTTCCGCCATATTCTGTTTCCAGATGAGTGATGAAAGTATTGgaagatttttcctttgtttttcctTGCTTCTTCTTGTTTTTGCCTCTATTTCTTCGAGCAGTTTTTTCTATCTCTTGGTCAAATGCTAATTGATCTTTAGAAACCTGGCCTCTTAAGAACATAAATCAAAACAGCTCAAGCAAGGATTAGTACAAAAGAGAAactaaataaactaaataaataaaaagaaatatattcaCAAAGCTGGATGagataactttaaaaaatagcCTTGCTTTGCTCGAAACTCACTTTGTTCAAATAGATCTTCTCATCTCCTCTAGCCTCCTTCATTGGTTAGATGTGCTGAGATTTCGTTTGCTCAACAGACgttcattgattttatttccaATTCACAAAAATTCCTAATTTCTTCCCCTGCTGTTTTATTCATCAAGTTTGTTCGATATAAGCTTTAAAATGACTACAAAGAGGTGCTTTGAGGAATCCATTAGTGTCAactaaattatgttaatttatttttgtaatgatatattttgtttatgaacTAGATATTCTAAGAACAAGTTGaaacttttctaatttttttgagtattttttaaaaaattacaagattTAAGGTAAGAGaagtagttaatttttttttgtttggaaaGAATTgatattgtaataataaaatcttGAAGAACTATAAAATCTTAGAGGATAGTAAGTTATAGGTTTATAGTTGGTTTTGCAATTGAAATTGGAATTTGGGTAGTTAATTTAGAATgcatataattaaatgattaaatgaGAAATACTTTTAGCAAGATCATCTATGATGAAAAGTATTTGTTTATGAGCGTATTTGGTTTGTGCATTTAAATGTGTTAATTCATATTAAGTTATTCATGTTGCTTTAACATGTGAGATATTTGAAGTTGGTATTTGTATATGTTATTTAAGTATGAGACTTTGAATTCAAATGAATTAAAACAAGTATATCTAAGTAGTGTAAAAGAGAGAGCTTGTTTTAGGTTGAAAATGTCTCTCTCTTGCTCGGGTAACATATGTCACTCAAATAAGAAACTTTATTTACAAACTATTTGTGGTAGCTTAAATAAGTGAGAGAGATCAtgtcaatttctttttatctagAAGTTTGGTTACTCAAGTGATAAATAACCACTTGAGTGAGAGAGAAACATGAACAATTTTCTATGCCATATTAATAAGAGTTTGGTTGTTCAAGCATTTTGAAGATCCTCAAGTGACTAAATGTGGACCCTTAAGCCGTTCTTGTACATTTGAACTAGAAATAAAGTGCATCAATTCTATCTCCTTTGAAAAAAGGCCACTCAAATGACCATCACGTTTCTATGAAATATCTTTTTGATATTGTTTTACTTGAATTTAATGAATTGTATTATAAATGTATGATATTATATGatattcaataattttgatGCAAAATGGAGATTTTGACAATGAAAATAAGTTGTTGAGAGATCATAAATGAATGATACAATAATAAATCACAAGagaataatttcttaaaaatcaataaaagtgGTAGATATTAAGATTATAGACAAGTAGTgagtaattattattaaatcacatattaatgatttaaatgaATTAGCTCTTACCAGAAAGataaatctatatttattaatataatataataacttaattacTTTAAGCATAGTGAATAAGATAAATTATGTTTATCTGacgtttaaattgattaaatattttatatattaattgactAGTTAGTTTAACTTGTGTATTATTTATATGATCTTTAATTTGTTGTGATTTAATAGAAAACTAATGATGTTCTAGAATTAGGAATACCAaggaaaatatagaaaaattctCCAAATGTTTATatcttcacatttttttaatgtaatacgTTTGAAAGACTTTGTTAGTATTATAAACTgtacatttatatatttgtatattttttatgcttattttgtAGAACTTGTTTAAAAACAAAGACTTGGTCTAAAGCCACTAACTAACTTAATTACTTTTGTTAAAATTCAAGGAGGAAAAGTTTaggtattttcattttaattaggaAAAATTTGGTGTTTTCAATAGTGAATctgagaagaaaaatatttatataatacatGTAAATTCCTTTAGGTCcccaaaatgaagagaaaaaataaatttacttaatCGTACGCATAAATAAAGAACTCACTGAAgatgatttgaaaataattaaaaatccaCCCGGAAAAAGAAAAGCACACTTAATAACACGCGGTCAGagaatatatttaagaaaacgatattatataaaacaaaaaggcTTAATATCCTCTTTTGTCCCCAGTTGTGCTCGGTTTTGTCAATTTGGTCcttggttttaaaaaagtgtctaCTTGGTCCTCACTTAGTAAATTTTGTGTTAACATTATCCCTTCCGTTAAAAAACACTAACGGTGTTAATGAATTGATGATATGGTAGTACAAATTGGTAACGTGTCAATGAGAGGTTGAGGTGGATTTTACAGATTGGATTTTACAGTATAAATTTGGCTGTCACGCCATCACCATCTTCAGAAATCCTAACTTCCATCAAGCACCAAACCTTAGCTGTCGAACCATCCACAATCGCCGCCGTCAATAGCTACGACGCTACTAACATCATGCGTTGTCGCCACCATGAAACATCTTCATTAGACCACCACCAGCCCTACAAAGTCGCCGCAAGGCACCATCCATCACGAGTCACGCAAGCTGCCGCGACCACCATCTCGCACCTCCAACAAACCCGCGAGCTCTGCCACCAATTTTCACCATCACCAAACCTGCATACCAGAAATCACCACACCAAGTAAAACCCTAAATTGTCATGCCGCCGCTGCCGCAGAGCGAACCTCTCCCTACAGGATCGCGAACCCTAGTGCGACCTCACCACCGCCATCACCTCGTGCCACTGttccccaatctgaaaccctaatttttgggTGGGGAAGGGCTGCCACATGATAAGCATTCATTTCTGTTCTACGCGAATTGGGAGTTCGAAAATTGGGAATTTAATCTTAAACAAAACAGAACTTTCTGTGAATTCTTCTCAATTTCAATACTTTCTGTTCAGATCCCGTTGTGGGGGTCTGTGGTTGGTGCTTGTGTGATGTTATGCTTGTGGGTCGGTGCTTTCATTGTCGGTTAATGATTTGGGTCGTTAGAATTACATTTccgtttgttttttttttctttcgaaGTCCTCTAGATGCAGTTCAAGTGGTCATTTTGAAACCTTGTTTTGGGGTTTATGTTTTGTGTTTTGAGGATGTTGGGGCTTTTGGGAATGTGAAGTCTTAGAAATGTGAATCAGAGCTAGGGTGTGGAGCAAGTAAAATTGTAGGTGTGACATGATTAGCCAATAACTTTGTTCCTTGAGCATGAACCTTTTGGTTGTCACTTTTCTTCCAACTTCCTCCTCTTGCTCCTGACATCTTTTTAACTGTTACAACCTCATTGAATGCGACCTATATTTTTCTGCATCGGAGGTTTTCTGTTGTTTAACATTGAAAGTGTCTAAATTCTCCCAGTGGATGTGCTGCAGAAGAGGAAAATATTGTTGAAACTGTGAAAACCTGACCTTGTGAGAAAAAAGCATAGAATAATCAGAGTACATGATTTTTCATCCTGTATTGACAGTCTTCTAGTTTGTGGCAGTGGAAAGTGAGGGTTGGGTTTGgaaaagattaataaatttctaaattttttactCAAATCCAAACATGAGGGCCCAAGTGTGCCCTTGTGACATAATCATATATGTGATTCTGTAAGGGAAAAGCATTCTGATGTTGATAATCATCATATTTTATGCTTCATTTTCGTTAATGGTTTGAGAAATATGTTGAGAAGATAAAACagagtagaagaagaaaaatttgaaGAACAAGATCTACCACTATACTTGTGCCGTAATGGAGAAGAAGACCCTTTTTGGGCTTTTCTGTGCCCTAAATCAGTGCCCTACCTAATCTTTATTACAACACAGTTTCTGCTATTACTAAGATACACGACACCACACACACAACAATCTATTCACACATTGCCAATAATTACTGCCACTTCATCAACGCATTAACTCCGTTTGCTACTAGTTAACGAAAGGGACAAATTTGACACAATTTTGAATAACTTTGGAGATATTcaaaacactttcaaaaatgGAGACTTAATTGACATTAACCACTGAAACTGGGGACCAAAGAGGGTATTAAGCCAAACAAAAATAATGGTTTTCGTAcagtttagaaaaataataaaaacattacaCACTTCTTATTCAATATCTCAAAAACActttttaactcaaaatatttattttaatattattaactgGATTCATTCTCTCTctcatacatatatacacatagCTGGAATTAGGATGGCAACAGGTCGGGTCGGGCACGTATAATGTCTATCCGCAATCTGACCCGCATGCAAAAAATTGTATCCGCAACCCGATCCGTTACCCGCTGGATATTCGCATAGAAAAAATTCGCGAATTTTTTTCAACCCGCAGATATCCGTTGGATACCCGTTTTcaacccacaaatatttaaaaaatatattttatgaatttttaaataaggtttaaattaaattacaagttaaagagaataatttaatatatttgctacatattaaaaagacacaatataatttttaaacaagttaaagaaaacaaatacttaacaacttttgaaaaaaaaaagatatgaggaagaaagggttaaatatgtttttcgtcccttaagtatcacacgattttggatttagtccctactcgaaactttgatggtttttagtcctcatagttttaaaactcttaatattagtccttaaaattggacggcgttaacttttagtagatgtgaAAAACGGCAAGGCGACGTCTTATGCCAGCTTGGCTCTTCACTCTCTGTCACGTTGCTTGTGTCGTTCGTCTTCTCCGGTAGAGTAGAGCCTCCATCGGACCAGCCGCTCAGTCCAAGGCACCACCATTGGTGAAGGTCTAATGTTCAAAACTGTTCCACGGAAACCGAGAACTGCCGTTGGATTAGGATCTGAGGAAGCGTGTTTCCTGATCTGATCCCCCACGATTCTTCCCACCACCACAGCCGGTAGAAGGTGGTTGTCTGCTACTAACTCCTCCCCACTCGCTTCTGTGTTTTCCAGAATCATCCCTACCCCACCTGCGACACGCACCACCTTGCCCTTCTCCACGCGCGCGTTAATCCCTCTATCGCAAACCACCACCTTCCCACGAACTAAACTCGGGTCGAGTGAATCGGGCATGCAGACGCTTCCGGACTGGTTCAACCTTTTATTATAAACCAACCCCATCGGTTCGGTCCCCATTCTGGTTCTGCTGTAAGGCGAAACACCGGAGTACTGTTTTTTGTTGCCGAGCACGGCGAAGGCGGGGAAATCACGGTCCAACGTCCCAGCCCCAACGGTCATTATCCAGCGTGCAACATTTGCAAGTGAGGCCTTCTCGGGGCCCCTGTTCCTGGCGGAGCAGGAGACGAAGATCCCCCTTACCACCGCTGCGAACGCGCCTACAGCAATGGTGTCGTGAAAGTACGGCGCAGAGCCACCGCCGAGGGAGAGCGAGAGCACGTCGACGCCGTCCTAAATGGCGTGGTCCATCCCGGCGAGAATGTCTGACGCAAAGCAGCCGTCGGTCTAGCAGGAATCTCAGGCATACCGGCGTCAGTAAAGCTTGGAGATTCAGGTCACACTCATGTGTCCAGCACCCCCATGATATCGTTGTGCGACGCTTGGTTGTGGTCCTGCGCGGTGTGACCTTCCCACAGCCCCGTCTCTCTCTCGAGCGCCAAAAACTGCGACGTACACGTGGTGTGCAGTTGGTAGACTGTCTCCTCGTACACTCCAAGAACATCCTCGGATCTGAGAAGCTCCTGTGCCTGTTCCTCGGCCAGCGACGCCGCAAAGCCGTTGTAGGCATGAGTATAAGAGTAAAGCAAGGGATCGGAATCAGTGGTTAAAGATTGAAGATTTGCAGTGTACCAGTCAGTGTGAGTAGGGTAGATTGAAGGTTTATTGTTCTGTTTCATGTGAACTATGTATGTCTTCTTGGGCAATGTTAGACACCAGCAGCATTGTGCCACAAGCAAGAGGGACAAAACGAAGGTGAAAAGGGAAGCCATTTCATGAAGAGAGTGAAGGTTTCTAATTTAGTGAATGAATTATGCAGGGAAGAAAACAGAGAAAAGGAAGTACAGATTAAAGATTAAAGTTTGTGGCTCGTGGAGGTTGGGCTCTCTCAGGTGACGATTGGCGGAGGAATGAGAGAGCTTCTCTCGCGTGCGGAGAAACGACAAGGAGGGAGAAATCGACGTCGCGGCCGACAATGGTCTCGGGTGGCGATTGGTGTCGCCGGCGACGCCTTAGACTGAGCGGCTGGTCCGATGGAGGCTTTGCTCTGCCGGAGAAGACGAACGGCACAAGCAACGTGGCAAAGAGTGAAGAGGCAAGCTGGCATAAGACGTGGTCTCGCcatttgccacatctactaaaagttaacgttgtccaattttaaggactaatattaagagttttaaaactatggggactaaaaaccatcaaagtttcgagtagggattaaacccaaaatcgtgtgatacttaagggacgaaaaacatatttaacccgaGGAAGAAACACCCAGTAACTAAAGTCTCAATTTAGTCACAGGGTTAACCCACAAATACCTATCAATGTATGAAACAGAGAGATAAAAAATTTCCAAGAGAACGCAAACaggaaccctaaacccaaattcTGAAAACGAAAGCAATCACATAAATCTCCAAACCGCGATAACCACCAGGGTCTTCAAAAATCCAATATGCATCAATGaactaaaatccaaaaaaactcaaaacactCATTCAAATCATAACCCCAAAATCGCGTCACCAATCAACAGGGAATAAATCAAGAAACGAACTCCCAAAACGCGAATCAAAACGtacaaaagaaacccccaaaattaaaaaaacaaataaaactctAATTTCAAATCCCAAATCGGAACAAAACCCATATCAGAaccaagagagagagaggaagagggaATGAAGCCTACTCCCTACGCGAGCTGAAccagaaggaagaagaaaagagtccTCCGTTAAGAGAGAATTTTCTAATGGGATTCTATGTATATGTTTGATATCTCTATTAGGGTTAGCTCAAAAGTAATataaccctttttttttcttttcttcttttaaaaaaaaggtaattgaAAGGAATCCTAAgtcattgttattaaaattttcctttttctagagtaataaaaaaaaattaattttaaaaaatattaatta
This Vigna angularis cultivar LongXiaoDou No.4 chromosome 4, ASM1680809v1, whole genome shotgun sequence DNA region includes the following protein-coding sequences:
- the LOC108330360 gene encoding subtilisin-like protease SBT1.8, encoding MASLFTFVLSLLLVAQCCWCLTLPKKTYIVHMKQNNKPSIYPTHTDWYTANLQSLTTDSDPLLYSYTHAYNGFAASLAEEQAQELLRSEDVLGVYEETVYQLHTTCTSQFLALERETGLWEGHTAQDHNQASHNDIMGDGVDVLSLSLGGGSAPYFHDTIAVGAFAAVVRGIFVSCSARNRGPEKASLANVARWIMTVGAGTLDRDFPAFAVLGNKKQYSGVSPYSRTRMGTEPMGLVYNKRLNQSGSVCMPDSLDPSLVRGKVVVCDRGINARVEKGKVVRVAGGVGMILENTEASGEELVADNHLLPAVVVGRIVGDQIRKHASSDPNPTAVLGFRGTVLNIRPSPMVVPWTERLVRWRLYSTGEDERHKQRDRE
- the LOC108330361 gene encoding uncharacterized protein LOC108330361, with the protein product MDIFNRLQINISFVEAMELMPTYAKLMKELLTKKRRFSEETMELEAGCSAIIQKSLPQKSKDPGSFTIPVTIETLPVGKALLDLGASINLMPLSMLKRIWDLEVRPTQMTLQLADRSMKYPYGVAEDVLVKVDKFMFLVDFVVMDIEEDVEVPIILGRPFMKTAKVIIDVDDGKLKVRVQDDEVNFNVFEAIQHPKDKQHCFKMNVVDEFCLSAKKQLKKQVH